The window ACGAGGATCTGTCACCGTCCGCGACGGCCCGGCGTCTGGAGATCTCGGTACGGTCGGTGCACGCGCTCTTCGCCGGCCGGGAGCTGTCGTACGCCGCCACGGTGCGCCGCCTACGCCTGGAGCGGGCGGCCCGTGACCTGCGCGATCCGGCGCGGGCCCACCTGCGGGTGGCCGATGTCGCCGCCGACGCCGGGTTCGCCGACGTGGCCGGTTTTCATCGCGCGTTCCGGCGGGCCTTCGGTCAGACACCCACCGAGCTGCGCCGGCGAGTCTACGGTGATGCGGTAACCGGATGAGGGCGAAGGAGCGTGCCATGTCGTACGTCGTGGACTTCGACACCGTGTCGACGGTCGGACTGGAGTCGTCGCCGGTGGCGGAGGCGCTCGCCGGTCTGCGGGCCAACGAGGCCAGGTACTTCCGGAACAAGTACAGCCACGTCTTCACGGTCGAGCCGGCGGCCGACGCGGCGGAGACGGTCGACTGGGTGCATCGCATCCTGGCCGAGGAGCGCGGCCTGGTGATCGCGTCGAAGCCTCTCGAGGCGACCGCGTTCCAGGTGGAGAACATCCGGATGGCGTACGTGTTCTACGAGAGCGGCTTGTCGATCAACGTGAT of the Actinoplanes sichuanensis genome contains:
- a CDS encoding phage tail protein, with the protein product MSYVVDFDTVSTVGLESSPVAEALAGLRANEARYFRNKYSHVFTVEPAADAAETVDWVHRILAEERGLVIASKPLEATAFQVENIRMAYVFYESGLSINVMYTVDEGGKRAVGFKLSDGMEVPEELGAFKFARQKSKLAGTIRGTYFVIKNPY